The DNA segment TTCGGCAAGTAGAAAACACAGCCAAGGCCACCCGCGCGTACCCCCGAAAGCATTCACGTCGGGGTtatgcggcggtggcgcagggaACAGACTTCAGAGAAacgagaaaagagaggaagaaaggACTAAAAATATGCAGAAGCGGCGTCCGCCCCTACATCTATGGAAGGTGTGAgtgagcgcgtgcgcgaggAGTGTGTGGTTTGTGGTGTGTGACGAAGTGTGAAAGGGGAAAGGGGCCTGCGTATGGCAGTCACACCCACACGTACGCTGCCCGCACCGCATGCGTCATTGCGTCGCGCTCACAAAACGCGCAGCATCGGATAATCCGGCGGAGAGTGGTCAGGCAGCGCTCCTGTCTAGAAGTCCTCCGAGAGGGAAAACTTCTTCGACGTGCCCTCCGTGCTCATCACGCCGGCCTTCTGGTACTCACCCACCTTCTTCTCAAAGAAGTTCGTCTTGCCCTGCAGCGAGATCATCTCCATGAAGTCGAACGGCTGCGTCGAGTTGTAGTGCTTCTCCTCGCCGAGCGATACAAGCAGCCGGTCTGCGACGAACTCGATGTACTGCGCCATGAGCTCTGCGTTCATGCCAATCagccgcaccggcagcgcgtcACAGATGAACTCTCGCTCGATGTTCACCGCATCCACAATGATCTCCAGCACGCGCTCGCGCGGCAGTTTGTGCTTGATGTGCGAGTTGTACAGCAGGCATGCGAAGTCCGTGTGTAGACCCTCGTCGCGCGAGATGAGCTCGTTGCTGAACGTCAGCCCCGGCATCAGACCGCGCTTCTTCAGCCAGAACAGCGCGCAGAACGACCCGGAAAAGAAAATGCCTTCCACCGCAGCGAAGCCTATCAGCCGCTCCTGAAAGCTCGCGCTGCTCCCGATCCACCGCACGGCCCACTCCGCCTTCCTCTGGATGCACGGGATCGTCTGTAtcgcgtgcagcagccgcagcttcTCCTCGCTGTCCGTGATGTACGtgtccagcagcacagagTACGTCTCCGAGTGGATGTTCTCCATCATCAGCTGGAACCCGTAGaacgcgcgcgcctctggCACCTTCACGTCGCTCATGAAGCGCTGCGCAAGATTCTCGACGACtatgccgtcgctgccggcgaaGAAGGCAAGCACGTGCTTGATGAAGTGCCGCTCCCCGTCGTTCAGCGCCGCCCAGTCCTTCATGTCGTTGCCCAGGTcgatctcctccaccgtccAGATGCAGCTCTCCTGCTCCTTGTACTTGCGCCAGATGTCATGGTACTGGATTGGGAAGAGGACGTAGCGGAACGGgttctcctgctgcagcggctcctcctcggcgttcGTCCCCTCAGCAACCTTGTCCACCGGCAGCACCTCGGCGCCAGGCGCAACTGGTTTCATGACGAGATCCTCTGCGGCCGACGGGCTTGACACgtcggccgcctcgctggaCGGCCGCGCAACAtccgtctccgcctcctccttccgcGCACGCTtcgcaggcgcagcacacacatcCATCGCCTTCGGCTCGCCAGACATCTCTCGCTCGAGATCGGGCACGGGGGGTGGTGGATGATTGGTTAGGTACACCTGCAGGAGTGAGTGCCTTGCTCTCTATGGTGGTGATGGCTTGTGTATACGGGCGTGTGATGGTGATGTGCTGCCTCTATGGATGTGAGCGCGCACGCATAACCTGTGGTAGAATGGTTTGTATGTctgtggagggggagggaggggctcgTGTTAGTGAGGAAGGCAAGTTGACGGTGATGTCAGCTGTCGCGGATCAAGGACAGACACAAGCGCCGCGGTAGACgaggaaaggaaaggaatTGAGTAGCCGCGAAGAAGAAACAGTCTTGAAGTGGGCAAAGGTCGATACAGACAACGTGAAGGTTGTGCGCCTCCGCTGATGTGATGATGACAGCGACCTATCTGAACGTCATCGTGACGCGGCCCAGCATCGCGCCTAATCCCAGAGAGGCGATCTAATGGGGAGAagcgcgctgctgagccGCTGCAAGACTCCCGCaggtggtcgtcgtcgtcttgtTGCCACTGCGTCCCCTCGCTTCTCACACGAAGTCATGGCCATACGTACCTCTTTGCTGTGACCATTACCCACCGTcgggcgaggaggcgtgcgcgcgcgccagaGATCGAGTTTTTTTGCCCTTTTGGGGGCACCGCCCTCagtctgccccccccctcccgcagccgccaccgccgccgccgcccttctccttcgaTCTGTTCGGTGGATTACTCTCgagacacgcatgcatgcctTGCCGTGCCGCTGAGCGCCAGCAGTGAACCACATATAAACCATCTCGCTCATCGGCAAGCATGCAGACACGTCGTTGGCGGCATCCCCCGGCGAGGGGCATCAATAAAGCGGTACCACAGTCCGACGACCACGCGACCCAGTGACGTGCTGAAGAAGGAACGCacgcgagagaagaggagggacgGGGGGTTGGGGGTTGGGGGGACACGAGAGGAGCCCAAAGAGCAGAAGACGAATCAGCATGACGAAACgagcacgcatgcacgcgggCCGCATGTGGGCATCCCAGCTTCATTGGCAAGGTgcccgccgcagccgcagccgcagcccccccccctccccccaccccatcaCCAGTCGCCCGCACCAAGATGCGCGTACTGCCCATACTCTCGCTGGTGTCTTGCAGCATTGAGAtgcgagcgagcgagggaagacagaggaggagtATGTAGGCTCGACAGCACACTGGCGACGCACACCCGTGCATCTCTCGTACCCCGAGAGATGCACGGGTGCAAGGCGGACGTGTGCGGTGACAGCCGTGCGAGGGCATGACATGGCAAGGAGGGAGCAAGTGAACGCCAGCGGGTACAACATCCGAatgcagcacacacacacatgcacgcacgcacgcctaaagaaaaacgaagcgGAGGCACTCTTCTCGCGTTGCCTCGCCGGAGACACGCAAAATTAGGTGGCGAGACAACGCACCAGAGAGAACAGCCAACAGACaccccaccacaccacacacagggcgcgtgtgcttgcaCCCGCaggcccccccccgcctccccctaACGTGGCTGTCAtcaccgctgcagccgtcACCTCACGGTATTCGCGGTTGCCTCTTCAGCGGCAGAGCGCACGTCTCACCCGAAGGTGTTTTCCAGCAAGTAGCCAAGGTACAGGAAACCGTCGGGGTTGCGGTAGCGCTCGTAGAGGTCGCCGAGAAGCGAATTTCCAGGCACGAGCACGTCATTCTCCCCAACGGAGAGAAATAACGACTGGCAGCTGTCCAAGGCGAGGCGACCCCGCAGCGTCAGAATTACCTCTGCCACGGACTTGGAGCGTGGCAAGATGCACTTGAGTGTACTCTTCGCTGAGGGAGAAGTAAAGGGTGATGCGGTCGAGGACGCCGTGACACCCGCACCGGCGCGGCCACCGGAGGAGAGCTGCCCGTGCTGTGCGTAGCCACCGACGCCGCCTGCTGAACCAGCGGATGGCTTGGACTCTCCGTGCagggagggcggcgacggcgacagtcGAAGATGGCTCTCCGTCGGCTCTACAATCACTGGAACCGTGTCAGCGCCGTATAACCGGAGCATTTTCCTGGATAGCAGGCAGCGGCATTCGAAGGAGTGCATGTACTGGTAGTGCgtgcgaggtggcggcggcggctgtggtggcgcgTGCATACCAGTGAGTTGTGACGACGTAGTGAGTGGCGGTGACACGGACGGCGCgaggcacggcggcgtcagcgcTGGCGAGGGGCTCTGTAATGCATGAAGGCCTCCTCCGCGCGATACcgcgacgctggcggaggtTTGGGTATGCCCTTTCAGGCACACGGCTGCGTCAGAAGATGGTGCTGAGCCGGACGCAGTGGACTGGATAAGCTTCCCCGCTCCCGTCTGTTCTTGTGTCGCTCCTTGCAGAGAGGGTTGACGTGTGCTGCTGGTCTTAGCGCTGCAAGAGAAGGAATCGATGGCTGAGAGGGCCCGGGGGTTCTTTCCGGAGGATGTCACCGCCTCGTCCTTTGTTTTCTGTGGACCCGTTCGGAAGAGAGTGGAGGAGACGGCCTTACTCCCGCTATGGCGGTGGCCGTCGTCCTCCCCGTCATCGCCGCACTCGCACGGCGACACATACGGCGCGGATGAGAAGGATGAGGAAggcggtgacgacggtgagtgtggtggcgcggcatcgcCCAGCGAGGTGCGCCCGTCGCCTACACGTGGCATCTACGCACAAGGGACACAGAAGTAGAGTTGTCTCGGAGGAAAAGACCCCTCAacgtggagaaggcgaggaagCGTCGGTGGTGCCGGCAGTGGGAGCGATAGAAGATCTCCCTATGTATGTATAGgtgagagagcgagtgcCCACCCACCtacacaaagaaaaaggctTCGCACGCAGTGACGCAGACCTCTCGCTGGgcaaaggagggggaggcggaagaACTGCGGCCCGCCCGAGAATACAGCCAAGGCGAacgaggagggtggggaggcgtAGTCTTTTGGAGACCGATGATTGAAAAAACAACAAGCAAGAACGGGAAAGGAGAGGTGCGGCGGGTGAGGCAAGAGCAAGTCGCTCTCAAGCTGTGGCTTCGGGGCAGACGTGGGCGTTGAGAGAGACACGCGAGGTGTGAGAGAGGAGCAGAAGTGGCAAGTAAAATAAGTGACGAGAAAGGCGGCGGGGCCGGGGCAGGACGGggcaggagggaggaggttgAGAGCCCaaagaaggggaggagagcaccCCCAAGGGAAGCACGGCACAAGCATGGTAGAGCGCCGAGTTACGTGCTGGCTATCCTTTCCGGAAATGTCTTGCGTTTTTCCTTCCGTTGTTGCTCGTGtcgcgcgcacatgcaccGAAACAggagtgcagctgcgccgggCCTTTGAGGCGCTGGGCAACAGAtgcgaggagaagggagaagggaggaggaggaggagcaggagcaggaggagggggggagagggcatGACACTTTCCCGACCCCCCAACCCCACCTCGCCCATTCCTTCTCCAGATGCGTTCTCCCTTCCGCTAGCCAGCCAGcagccgccccctcccccttcctgcCGGTTTGGCTCAAGCAGGTTCTTGGCACCCACCGCCGGAGATGTCCTCTTCTCGTTTCCTTCAGACTTGCCTACGATGATCATCGCCTGAGctcccccccgcccctcaccgTTTTCCGTTGATGTTGTTTGcgatgtgcgcgtgtccttCACGAAGTGTTTCacgacagcgccgcgcaGGGAAGGACCGGGCAGAGGTGCTCGTTCCGCAGCAGAGCGTAACAGGGAGAAGGGCCGCAGCAGAGGCCTCCGCACCAGCCGCAACAGGCGTGGAGAAACCGAAAAGGAGGCGGGGGGCACGTGCGGCCAACACAGCGCACAACGTGTGcctcatgctgctgctctcatGCTGTGTTCGCGTGAGTGTGGCTGTATAGCCGAGCCTCCGCGAGCTGTGCACCGCCAGGAGAGGGGATGAGGAAACTCTCAGCGTGTGCATATATACGTCTTCCTcggaaaagggaagaagcCAACGGCGATGGACGCGGGCTCTCctgcgcacatgcacacgggAGACACCTCAGGAAGCAGGGGGTGGCTTTGCCACGCCCATCCCCCCTTCTGCTATGGTAGCGGTGGTGTCGACAACACGGTGAAGTGGGGCGGAGTCGGTTCAGAAGCTCCGCCAGCCTCTACGGAGTCCCCGTTGGACCTgatgcgagagagagggggataTGCACGACGCGAGCTCACTGCAaatgcatatatatatatatacatgtgcgcgtgcagagTCCAATACGTCGATGAGTACAGTGCGTTGGGCGCGGCACACGCTCGACAAGCCAGCATGCCGgcgcgacgaggcggagaggcggacaCGAAAAAGGTGCAGTTCTCCTGGGTGCAACAAAAGGTCGATTGAACCGGTgacaagggagagaggccaTGCCGACCTGTCACTCACGGCTCCGCATCTGTGCACCCGCCGTCAGCAGTGACGCCTTGTGacgctttctctcttcccctctcacCCTGGTGGTGCCGGCCACCTCAGCGTGGTATCAGGGTCCAGTGCGCATCCTCTGGGAGCGCCAAGAGCCTGCTCAGCCTGGCCTCGGGTACGGCTGCGGACTCTTGGTACCGGCGGACAGGTCTGGGCTGGCGCGGTGCCGAAGTGGCTTGCAGTGATGATCACGCTTGGACCAGCTCACTACGAATCGTGTCGGGGATTCAGCTAATGTACGCATCCGCCTACTGCTTTTCTGCTTTAACTGCGTTGCGGTGATGTGGAGTGTAAGCCTGGACCCACTCTGCACCGTATGCAGTCGAGGTGCAGTGGGGCTGAACGACGCCCAACGGTGTTGGTTGACCCGGTTCCTGGACATAGCCGCAGTGAGCAGCAGAGGTAGTTAGGCCGTCGTTGTGCAGGCGTGTAGAGCTGCTGGCGTATCCGTGGTGGAACGGACGCGTTGGCACAAATATTTCGTTTCGCTCTTGCCACTCGTCTCTCCCTACGTACTCTAAGAATTCCTGAGCAGTTGCTCAGAGGTAGGCTGGCCCCGCCATCGCCCCGATGCGGTGGCTGCCAACTGCGCACGCGTAGGGCACCTCCCACATCTCCCTGCGTCGGTCAGCTtgggggtggcggcgaagTGCCTCGGAGTGAGTCGCAGGGCACATTCTACACTTGCGATGCACGCTGCTGGGTATGCTTTTCTCGCCTTTTGCTACGCTTTtcaaagggggagggagggggacttTCCTGTGCTGGCAAGCCTGTGTGacacgccaccgcgcgcaACGCAACGCCAAACACACAGCTATGGAGGGCAATATCCACAGAGAGGACAGCTGCCACAGCCGTCGCCGGGGAAGCCGATCaggcacaccagcgcacgcagtCGCACGCCGAGTATGTCGACCTTACGGATGGCTACAGCTCCACGCACGACGAAAACAGTGCGAGCAGCGTAGCAGCAGAGAGACAGGGCAGAGCGGAAGAAAACTACGCCCGGCAAGAAAAGCCAAGACATGTTGTtcacacgcccctccccctctctgccacACAGCATGTCCGCAGCCCCACTCTCCAcacgcctctccccctctacCCCCGCACGGCCACGGCCCCGCCACAGAcaccatcgcgtggtgcgaagcaaccgcacacacacgcacacacgagcactgcagcagatgcgccgacgcagccaccgcaccgcgcgcatcgccccacagccgctccccccaCCAGGAGACAGCCatggccgaggaggaggaggagggggatacgctcgagtcacgctgacaccCTGCCCCTCACATGTGCCGTGCAAGCGTGCTCGCGGTCGCGGGCGTCGCCGACGCAACACCGTCCaggacgtcgccgccgacatcgCCAGTGATGCATtcccctcgcctcccccacGGCACGGGTGCCTGGCCCTGTCCCCACCGTACGCggggccggcagcggcagggatAAGGGGGGCTTGCGTGGCCTCCGCACACAGAGTGGGAGGGGTGCTGGACCCTGTGGTGCCGCGCGCTGAGGCGTGCGTCCGGCCGTCGTCAGGGAGGGTGAAGTAAAACACGAA comes from the Leishmania mexicana MHOM/GT/2001/U1103 complete genome, chromosome 22 genome and includes:
- a CDS encoding ribonucleoside-diphosphate reductase small chain,putative, translating into MSGEPKAMDVCAAPAKRARKEEAETDVARPSSEAADVSSPSAAEDLVMKPVAPGAEVLPVDKVAEGTNAEEEPLQQENPFRYVLFPIQYHDIWRKYKEQESCIWTVEEIDLGNDMKDWAALNDGERHFIKHVLAFFAGSDGIVVENLAQRFMSDVKVPEARAFYGFQLMMENIHSETYSVLLDTYITDSEEKLRLLHAIQTIPCIQRKAEWAVRWIGSSASFQERLIGFAAVEGIFFSGSFCALFWLKKRGLMPGLTFSNELISRDEGLHTDFACLLYNSHIKHKLPRERVLEIIVDAVNIEREFICDALPVRLIGMNAELMAQYIEFVADRLLVSLGEEKHYNSTQPFDFMEMISLQGKTNFFEKKVGEYQKAGVMSTEGTSKKFSLSEDF
- a CDS encoding putative polyprotein, which encodes MHAPPQPPPPPRTHYQYMHSFECRCLLSRKMLRLYGADTVPVIVEPTESHLRLSPSPPSLHGESKPSAGSAGGVGGYAQHGQLSSGGRAGAGVTASSTASPFTSPSAKSTLKCILPRSKSVAEVILTLRGRLALDSCQSLFLSVGENDVLVPGNSLLGDLYERYRNPDGFLYLGYLLENTFG